Proteins encoded within one genomic window of Bradyrhizobium sp. AZCC 1719:
- the metG gene encoding methionine--tRNA ligase, whose translation MATAAKKASKKRKAKKVRKSPPASASKKAAAKKRAARKSATKSKRVVKKGGKASKKAAKKASKKAAKKSTKKAAKKAVKRSAKKSVTKTPSKKRAVTPQEASPAVQAAPVAEIPKPAAPRAKPAPVARPAAPAERDTYFITTAIAYPNGLPHIGHAYEAIATDALARFQRLNGKDVFFLTGTDEHGLKMVQTAEAEGMGVAELAARNAGRFKEMDERLNVSFDRFIRTTEPDHHRSVQVVWDRMQQNGDIYIDTYSGWYSVRDEAYYAEEETVLGEDNVRRGPQGSPVEWVEEKSYFFKLSAYQDRLLQLYESQPDFIGPDSRRNEVISFVKSGLKDLSISRTTFDWGVKVPNDPEHVMYVWVDALTNYITGVGFPDESDPNWRYWPADVHVIGKDIIRFHAVYWPAFLMSAGIPVQKRVYAHGFLFSRGEKMSKSVGNVVDPFNLADQYGVDQMRYFFLREVPFGQDGNYSHEAIVARINADLANDLGNLAQRSLSMIAKQLGGVLPEPGEFTDNDKAILAQADAMREVSRTAMATQQIHQWLNAVWAVVAEANRYFAGEAPWALAKTDPDRQKTVLYVTAEVVRQVAILTQPVMPDASAKLLDSLGIPNEKQARDFAALATRIEPGTTLPPPVGVFPRYVEPKVD comes from the coding sequence GTGGCGACGGCTGCAAAGAAAGCTTCGAAAAAGCGCAAGGCGAAGAAGGTTCGCAAATCGCCGCCCGCTAGCGCCAGCAAGAAGGCGGCGGCGAAAAAGCGTGCAGCCAGGAAAAGTGCGACGAAGAGCAAGCGCGTCGTGAAGAAGGGCGGCAAGGCTTCGAAAAAGGCTGCAAAGAAGGCTTCGAAGAAAGCGGCGAAGAAGTCGACCAAAAAAGCTGCCAAGAAAGCTGTCAAAAGATCGGCGAAGAAATCCGTTACGAAAACGCCGTCGAAGAAGCGCGCGGTAACGCCGCAGGAAGCGAGCCCTGCCGTTCAAGCGGCGCCGGTCGCAGAAATTCCGAAGCCCGCCGCACCACGCGCAAAGCCGGCTCCCGTCGCCAGGCCGGCAGCGCCCGCCGAACGCGATACCTACTTCATCACGACCGCGATCGCCTATCCGAACGGCCTCCCGCATATCGGGCACGCCTATGAGGCGATTGCGACCGATGCGCTCGCGCGGTTTCAGCGGCTCAACGGCAAGGACGTCTTTTTCCTCACGGGCACCGACGAGCACGGCCTCAAGATGGTGCAAACCGCTGAAGCTGAAGGAATGGGCGTCGCTGAATTGGCCGCGCGCAATGCCGGCCGGTTCAAGGAGATGGACGAGCGCCTCAACGTCTCGTTCGATCGCTTCATCCGCACCACGGAGCCTGACCATCATCGCTCGGTTCAGGTGGTCTGGGATCGGATGCAGCAGAATGGCGATATCTATATCGATACCTATTCCGGCTGGTATTCGGTGCGCGACGAAGCCTATTACGCCGAGGAGGAAACCGTCCTCGGCGAGGACAATGTGCGCCGTGGCCCGCAGGGCTCGCCGGTCGAGTGGGTAGAGGAGAAGAGCTACTTCTTCAAGCTATCCGCATATCAGGACCGCTTGCTGCAACTCTACGAAAGCCAGCCGGATTTCATCGGCCCGGATTCACGCCGCAACGAGGTCATCAGTTTCGTTAAGAGCGGTCTGAAGGATCTGTCGATTTCGCGCACGACGTTCGACTGGGGCGTCAAGGTGCCGAACGATCCCGAGCACGTGATGTACGTCTGGGTCGATGCACTGACCAACTACATCACCGGCGTTGGCTTTCCCGACGAGAGCGATCCGAACTGGCGCTACTGGCCGGCGGACGTGCACGTCATCGGCAAGGACATTATTCGCTTCCACGCGGTGTACTGGCCGGCGTTCCTGATGTCGGCCGGGATTCCCGTGCAGAAGCGGGTTTACGCGCACGGCTTCCTGTTCAGCAGGGGCGAGAAGATGTCGAAGTCGGTCGGCAACGTCGTCGATCCCTTCAATCTGGCCGATCAGTATGGCGTCGACCAGATGCGCTATTTCTTCCTGCGCGAGGTGCCGTTCGGACAGGACGGCAATTACAGCCATGAAGCCATCGTCGCGCGCATCAACGCCGACCTCGCCAACGATCTCGGCAATCTGGCGCAACGCTCGCTGTCGATGATCGCAAAGCAGCTTGGTGGTGTGCTGCCGGAGCCCGGTGAGTTCACCGATAACGACAAGGCGATCCTGGCGCAGGCCGACGCCATGCGGGAAGTCTCGCGCACCGCGATGGCGACGCAACAGATCCATCAATGGCTGAACGCGGTGTGGGCCGTGGTGGCAGAGGCCAACCGCTATTTCGCGGGCGAGGCGCCCTGGGCGCTGGCCAAGACCGATCCTGACAGACAGAAAACTGTGCTGTACGTGACGGCGGAGGTGGTGCGTCAGGTCGCCATTCTGACGCAGCCGGTGATGCCGGATGCGTCGGCCAAGCTGCTGGATAGCCTCGGCATTCCGAACGAGAAACAAGCGCGCGATTTCGCGGCACTTGCCACGCGGATTGAGCCGGGAACGACACTGCCGCCACCGGTCGGCGTATTTCCGCGCTACGTCGAACCAAAGGTGGATTGA
- a CDS encoding TatD family hydrolase, translated as MLVDSHCHLDFPDFAEDLDAIVARAEAAGIGRIVTISTRVRRLGGLLAIAERFPNVYCSVGTHPHQADEEDGIPASELIELTKHPKVVALGEAGLDYFYEHGSREAQERGFRAHIAAARATGLPLVIHTREADEDCGRILEDEVAKGAFRAVLHCYTGGRELAMKAIALGLSISFTGILTFKKSEALRELAAELPADRIMVETDSPYLAPGKFRGKRNEPSYVVEVAKVLAETRGVSLEEISRQTTENFFRLFSKVPAPKVAA; from the coding sequence ATGCTCGTCGACAGCCACTGCCATCTCGACTTCCCGGATTTTGCCGAGGACCTCGACGCCATCGTCGCGCGCGCCGAGGCCGCCGGGATCGGCCGCATCGTCACGATTTCGACCCGGGTCAGGCGGCTCGGCGGGCTGCTCGCGATCGCCGAGCGGTTCCCCAACGTCTATTGCTCGGTCGGCACTCATCCGCATCAGGCCGATGAGGAAGACGGCATTCCCGCCAGTGAGCTGATCGAGTTGACGAAGCATCCGAAGGTCGTGGCCTTAGGGGAGGCGGGGCTCGACTATTTCTATGAGCACGGCTCCCGCGAGGCGCAGGAGCGCGGCTTTCGCGCGCATATCGCGGCGGCGCGAGCCACTGGATTGCCGCTGGTGATCCATACGCGCGAAGCCGACGAGGATTGCGGCCGCATTCTCGAAGACGAGGTGGCGAAGGGAGCGTTTCGGGCGGTGCTGCATTGCTACACCGGTGGGCGCGAGCTGGCGATGAAGGCAATTGCGTTGGGCCTGTCGATCTCGTTCACCGGCATTTTGACGTTCAAGAAGTCGGAAGCCTTGCGCGAGCTCGCGGCCGAACTTCCGGCCGACCGCATCATGGTCGAGACCGACTCGCCTTATCTGGCGCCCGGCAAGTTTCGCGGCAAACGCAACGAGCCGTCCTACGTGGTCGAAGTCGCCAAGGTGCTGGCGGAAACGCGTGGCGTCTCGCTGGAAGAGATTTCGCGGCAGACGACCGAAAACTTCTTCCGGCTGTTCTCGAAAGTGCCGGCGCCAAAGGTCGCGGCATGA
- a CDS encoding MBL fold metallo-hydrolase produces MKLTLTILGCGSSAGVPRPALGWGACDPNNPKNRRRRCSLLVERTGAHGTTRIVIDTSPDLREQLIDAEVDHIDAVFLTHEHADQTHGIDDLRSVVLHQRRRIPVYFNQSTAKDIMARFSYCFISPEGSDYPPILTRHAIEAGESHTTEGRGGPVKLSAFLVHHGKIPALGFRIGAAAYTPDLHDVPEESWPALENLDLWIVDGLRYAGHPSHFSVNDALSWIERFKPKQAVITNMHSDLDYEVLRQSLPPGVIPAYDGLRLTLNSAG; encoded by the coding sequence ATGAAGTTGACGCTGACGATCCTCGGCTGCGGCTCTTCGGCCGGCGTACCGCGCCCGGCACTCGGCTGGGGTGCCTGCGATCCCAACAATCCGAAGAACCGTCGCCGCCGCTGCTCGCTGCTGGTCGAGCGCACGGGTGCCCACGGCACCACGCGGATCGTGATCGACACTTCGCCCGATCTGCGCGAGCAGTTGATCGATGCGGAGGTCGATCACATCGACGCGGTGTTCCTGACGCATGAGCACGCCGACCAGACCCACGGCATCGACGACCTGCGTTCGGTCGTGCTGCACCAGCGCCGCCGCATTCCCGTCTACTTCAACCAGTCGACCGCCAAAGACATCATGGCGCGGTTCTCTTACTGCTTCATCTCGCCGGAAGGCAGCGACTATCCGCCGATCCTGACGCGCCATGCGATCGAAGCGGGCGAAAGCCACACCACCGAGGGGAGGGGCGGCCCGGTGAAGCTATCCGCTTTCCTGGTTCACCACGGCAAGATTCCCGCGCTGGGCTTCCGGATTGGGGCCGCCGCCTATACGCCGGACCTCCATGACGTTCCCGAAGAGAGCTGGCCGGCGCTGGAAAACCTCGATCTCTGGATCGTCGACGGGCTGCGTTATGCCGGGCATCCCAGCCATTTCAGCGTCAACGACGCGCTGTCCTGGATCGAGCGCTTCAAGCCGAAGCAGGCTGTCATCACCAACATGCATTCCGACCTCGACTACGAGGTATTGCGCCAGAGCCTGCCGCCGGGCGTGATCCCGGCCTATGATGGTTTGCGGCTGACGTTGAACAGCGCAGGCTGA
- a CDS encoding antibiotic biosynthesis monooxygenase family protein, giving the protein MIGLFFEVQTRPGHRDQYLDLAASLKPELEAMGGCLFIDRFRSLTRENLLLSYQIWQDEGALTAWRAHAHHHDVQTIGREKVFSDYRIRVAQVIHEAKPGQPIWQPERRTPYNDPARRKPTYVLAAESKNATLPAATELRRDAFASVYREGHFAHLIDLPDDQAGIEFGARLFADPTTQYFRVFEVMRDYGMFERTEAPQYYRPVERS; this is encoded by the coding sequence ATGATTGGTCTGTTCTTTGAAGTCCAGACAAGGCCCGGGCACCGAGATCAATATCTCGATCTTGCGGCCTCGCTGAAGCCCGAGCTTGAAGCGATGGGCGGCTGTCTCTTCATCGATCGCTTCAGGAGTTTGACACGGGAGAACCTGCTGCTGTCCTATCAGATCTGGCAGGACGAGGGGGCCCTGACGGCGTGGCGAGCCCATGCTCACCATCACGACGTCCAGACAATCGGCCGCGAGAAGGTCTTTTCGGACTATCGCATCCGGGTCGCCCAGGTGATCCACGAAGCAAAGCCCGGCCAGCCGATCTGGCAACCCGAGCGGCGTACGCCTTACAACGATCCCGCAAGGCGCAAGCCGACTTATGTGCTGGCGGCGGAATCGAAGAACGCGACGCTACCGGCCGCGACCGAATTGCGCCGAGACGCTTTCGCAAGCGTCTATCGTGAGGGGCACTTCGCGCATTTGATCGATCTACCAGACGATCAAGCCGGCATCGAATTCGGCGCCCGGCTGTTTGCCGATCCGACAACACAGTACTTCCGCGTTTTCGAGGTCATGCGCGACTACGGCATGTTCGAACGCACGGAGGCGCCGCAGTACTACCGGCCGGTAGAACGATCGTAG
- a CDS encoding acyl-CoA synthetase, giving the protein MSAAQNQYSIGLDKTPANYVPLTPLSFLARSAAVYPDHISTVYEGRSFTWAETYARCRRFASWLAARGIGVGDTVAAMLPNVPAMNEVHFAVPMAGAVLNALNIRLDAPSIAFQLDHGGAKIILVDPEFAGVIAEALTLMKGPKPYVVDVDDAAFAGGKRIGEIEYEAAVAAGDPAFVARLPGDEWDAIALSYTSGTTGNPKGVVTHHRGAYLNAVSNILAGNLGQHPVYLWTLPMFHCNGWCFPWTVAAAAGINVCLRKVDPAKIFELIQNHGVTHMCGAPIVYNTLINAPGAPKGDKARRVVGLIAGAAPPVAVLEGAESIGIKLTHVYGLTEVYGPASVCAEQPGWEELPADQRAQMKRRQGVPYPLEEAVTVLDPQTMQEVPRDGETIGEVMFRGNIVMKGYLKNEKATQEAFAGGWFHTGDLGVLDEHGYVIIKDRSKDIIISGGENISSVEVEDILYKHPAVLFAAVVAKPDPKWGEVPCAFVELKEGAKATEAEIIAFCRSHMSGFKTPKAVVFGVIPKTSTGKIQKFMLRNQVDSAKAISA; this is encoded by the coding sequence ATGAGCGCAGCCCAGAACCAGTATTCGATCGGATTGGACAAGACGCCGGCGAATTACGTGCCGCTGACGCCGCTCAGTTTCCTTGCCCGCAGCGCAGCCGTTTATCCCGATCACATCAGCACGGTCTATGAAGGCCGCAGCTTTACCTGGGCCGAGACCTATGCGCGCTGCCGGCGCTTTGCGTCCTGGCTCGCCGCGCGGGGTATCGGCGTCGGCGACACGGTTGCGGCGATGTTGCCCAACGTACCCGCGATGAACGAGGTGCATTTCGCCGTACCGATGGCGGGCGCCGTGCTGAACGCGCTGAACATCCGGCTCGACGCGCCCTCGATTGCCTTCCAGCTCGACCATGGCGGCGCGAAAATCATCCTGGTCGATCCTGAATTTGCCGGTGTGATTGCGGAAGCGCTGACGCTGATGAAGGGACCAAAGCCGTACGTCGTCGATGTCGATGATGCGGCGTTTGCGGGCGGCAAGCGGATTGGCGAGATCGAGTACGAGGCGGCGGTCGCGGCGGGCGATCCGGCCTTCGTCGCAAGGCTTCCCGGCGATGAATGGGACGCAATTGCGCTCAGCTATACCTCGGGCACCACGGGCAACCCCAAGGGCGTCGTGACCCATCACCGCGGCGCTTATCTCAATGCTGTCAGCAATATTCTGGCCGGCAATCTCGGCCAGCATCCGGTCTATCTGTGGACGCTGCCGATGTTCCACTGTAACGGCTGGTGTTTCCCGTGGACCGTCGCTGCCGCCGCCGGCATCAATGTCTGCCTGCGCAAGGTCGATCCCGCAAAAATCTTCGAGCTGATCCAAAATCACGGCGTCACCCACATGTGCGGTGCGCCGATCGTCTACAACACGCTGATCAACGCGCCCGGTGCGCCCAAGGGCGACAAGGCTCGCCGCGTGGTCGGATTGATCGCGGGCGCAGCACCTCCGGTCGCCGTGCTCGAGGGCGCCGAGAGCATCGGCATCAAGCTGACGCATGTCTACGGTCTGACTGAAGTCTACGGCCCCGCCTCCGTCTGCGCTGAGCAGCCGGGCTGGGAGGAACTGCCCGCCGACCAACGCGCCCAGATGAAGCGCCGGCAGGGCGTGCCCTACCCGCTGGAGGAAGCCGTCACCGTGCTCGACCCGCAGACCATGCAGGAGGTGCCGCGCGATGGCGAAACCATCGGCGAGGTCATGTTCCGCGGCAATATCGTGATGAAGGGCTATCTCAAGAACGAGAAGGCGACGCAGGAAGCCTTCGCCGGCGGCTGGTTTCACACCGGCGACCTCGGCGTGCTCGACGAGCACGGCTACGTCATCATCAAGGACCGCTCCAAGGACATCATCATCTCCGGCGGCGAGAACATCTCCTCCGTCGAGGTCGAGGACATCCTGTACAAGCACCCGGCCGTGCTGTTTGCCGCCGTGGTTGCCAAGCCCGACCCGAAATGGGGCGAAGTGCCCTGCGCTTTCGTCGAGTTGAAGGAGGGCGCCAAGGCGACGGAAGCCGAGATCATCGCTTTCTGCCGCAGCCACATGTCGGGCTTCAAGACGCCCAAGGCCGTCGTGTTTGGCGTCATCCCGAAGACGTCCACGGGCAAGATCCAGAAATTCATGCTGCGCAATCAGGTGGACTCGGCAAAGGCGATATCGGCGTAA